The Tenrec ecaudatus isolate mTenEca1 chromosome 9, mTenEca1.hap1, whole genome shotgun sequence genome window below encodes:
- the STARD3NL gene encoding STARD3 N-terminal-like protein gives MNHLRDEMDNALSGSQSSQASLRDVHSINPTQLMARIESYEGREKKGISDVRRTFCLFVTFDLLFVTLLWIIELNVNGGIENTLEKEVVHYDYYSSYFDIFLLAVFRFKVLILAYAVCRLRHWWAIALTTAVASAFLLAKVILSKLFSQGAFGYVLPIISFILAWIETWFLDFKVLPQEAEEVNRLLMVQDASERAALIPGALSDGQFYSPPESDAGSDEEADEKQDSEKPLLDL, from the exons ATGAACCACCTACGAGACGAAATGGACAACGCTCTCAGTGGGAGCCAGAGCTCTCAGGCTTCTCTACGGGACGTCCATTCCATCAACCCCACTCAGCTCATGGCCAGGATCGAATCCTACGAAGGAAGGGAGAAGAAGGGCATATCCGACGTTAGGAggactttctgtttgtttgtcacTTTCGACCTCTTATTTGTAACGTTACTGTGGATAATAGAGTTAAAT GTGAACGGAGGCATCGAAAACACATTGGAGAAGGAAGTCGTGCACTATGACTACTactcttcatattttgatatattt CTGTTGGCAGTTTTTCGATTTAAAGTGTTAATTCTTGCCTATGCTGTGTGCAGACTGCGCCATTGGTGGGCAATCGCG TTGACGACTGCAGTGGCCAGTGCCTTTTTATTAGCGAAAGTCATCCTCTCAAAG cttttctcccagggagcttttGGCTACGTGCTGCCCATCATTTCATTCATCCTCGCCTGGATCGAGACCTGGTTCCTGGATTTCAAAGTGTTACCTCAAGAAGCCGAAGAAGTAAACA GACTCCTGATGGTTCAAGACGCCTCCGAGAGGGCAGCCCTTATACCTGGTGCTCTCTCTGACGGTCAGTTTTATTCTCCTCCTGAGTCGGACGCAG